A part of Onthophagus taurus isolate NC chromosome 7, IU_Otau_3.0, whole genome shotgun sequence genomic DNA contains:
- the LOC111424529 gene encoding inositol hexakisphosphate and diphosphoinositol-pentakisphosphate kinase isoform X2, which yields MEWPWLKYWWRLKKFMKSDTEDVCFCDDCYGDLECDSSDNSLGPPDMEETGKQVLVGVCAMAKKSQSKPMKEILTRLQEFEYIKVIVFPEEVILQKPVEEWPSCDCLISFHSKGFPLEKAVQYARLHNPYVINNLHMQYDIQDRRKVYSILESEGIEIPRYAVLDRDSPDPKHHELVESEDHVEVNGVVFNKPFVEKPVSAEDHNIYIYYPTSAGGGSQRLFRKIGSRSSVYSPESRVRKTGSFIYEDFMPTDGTDVKVYTVGPDYAHAEARKSPALDGKVERDRDGKEIRYPVILSNAEKLISRKVCLAFKQAVCGFDLLRANGKSFVCDVNGFSFVKNSNKYYDDCAKILGNMILRELAPTLHIPWSVPFQLDDPPIVPTTFGKMMELRCVVAVIRHGDRTPKQKMKVEVRHQKFFEIFEKYDGYKHGHVKLKRPKQLQEILDIARSLLAEIQQHEADPEIEEKQGKLEQLKSVLEMYGHFSGINRKVQMKYQPKGRPRGSSSDDGKASASSSSSVSDKPAEPSLVLILKWGGELTPAGRIQAEELGKIFRCMYPGGQGRHLAGEYAGAQGLGLLRLHSTFRHDLKIYASDEGRVQMTAAAFAKGLLALEGELTPILVQMVKSANTNGLLDNDCDSSKYQNMCKSRLHELMQLDREFSQEDKEKVNPGNSRSINDALEFVKNPVKCCKRVHDLIKSLMEIVRQKKEDPKTKDAVLYHAETWELMGRRWGKIEKDFFTKNKIYDISKIPDIYDCIKYDLQHNQHTLQFEQAEELYINAKYLADIVIPQEYGLTVQEKLTIGQGICTPLLKKIKADLQRNIEESEENVNRLNPVYSHGVSSPGRHVRTRLYFTSESHIHSLITVLRHGGLLDVKKDEQWRRAMEYISMVSELNYMSQIVIMLYEDPTKDPSSEERFHIELHFSPGVNCCVQKNLPPGPGFRPHSRNESVASKNNSSTNTSDTATPDDPKSHCSPRIEEEAESTPEEDNKSDFLRPLHSEPSTSASLISSDVLDHHNQYYKHKTSDPIPIGNSHTVCGHEAMHLAQRLHEELEHQTQRGGRAASPDPEPRSRSYDSKQNKGKEQLHQFQSLDAVNSQQEDDNSPNNDNDPITPTNVPTSPPIYIPRSELTMTRFKLTQLSPISGSFDHVGEHGVEDDSPFRGRSLKNSPLVSKHGSFDDDNDCSNLVVSSKGGNEKMNSTNELPLTELNLKLFTSEQSQYRGVKMSTNELPLSDIHFKRSFDIPDDTSLEVNWESENSEVGSTKENKEIEYHESRNDREFCDFHDLEFRPQHRSYSDPNILETEKMHKYYLIEKYNQFFDDEKQLLSVTEPPPIPFSSFDCIPHDLLPLTSSYYFARTPSTLLSFFSAPPKTTARSLSHPTTSRSLTGPSVSDSDSGGGGCSASGGGAAATATNAKRHRHSIAGQMSYFKMLGFGLGGGPAAFKKLAGGANQNSTLFSTAVITGSSSAPNLRDMIPSTASATGIEGFGGVPPIRPLETLHNALSLKQLDNFLEKMTTAPLYKTPSSTPPKYPSTPLPTPTNSIIAGCPGSGHPPLRLQSPSSSWSGPPSFISSSSGPSSPGISDIYSNSKESSEMSSSVISGDGLNVNSISHMFPTAPGLDQDLENVGILLENAQKDDGNEKGLEFVEYFTNIQVRQDESGDVTPVSGGSEIEFNTNDATAGSTADCDVTVTEEIESSLVLNEDEDFDLTKSVYSPTSSSTDVFSPILSSPQDNKILVITERRQSDSKYPLKPGSDKWAHSKEKFLANSNSQKLENLNYKSQGGMILVKESFIEPPKINRISRSFHGQTNSVFLDVGATSPRRASDSNNDLKKSPRRNSNIEKSNSGVKQLLTQKSLSENKNVRFVTTKVDEAEHAASVGIHSEGANNTK from the exons ATGGAATGGCCTTGGTTAAAATATTGGTGGAGATTGAAGAAATTTATGAAATCCGATACGGAGGACGTGTGTTTTTGCGACGATTGTTAC gGTGATTTAGAATGCGATTCGAGCGACAACAGTTTAGGTCCTCCGGATATGGAGGAAACGGGAAAGCAAGTATTGGTCGGGGTATGCGCGATGGCGAAGAAATCCCAAAGCAAACCGATGAAAGAGATCTTGACGCGACTACAAGAATTTGAATACATAAAAGTGATCGTGTTTCCCGAAGAGGTGATTTTACAA AAGCCGGTTGAAGAATGGCCAAGTTGCGACTGCCTGATATCGTTCCATTCGAAAGGATTCCCATTGGAGAAAGCCGTCCAGTATGCGAGACTTCACAACCCCTACGTGATAAACAATTTACATATGCAGTACGATATACAGGATCGCAGAAAAGTTTATTCGATATTGGAATCTGAAGGCATCGAAATTCCTAGATATGCCGTTTTAGATCGTGACAGTCCAGATCCGAaac aTCATGAGTTGGTTGAATCTGAGGATCACGTTGAAGTGAATGGAGtcgtttttaataaaccatTTGTTGAAAAACCTGTTTCTGCTGAAGAtcataacatttatatttattacccAACTTCCGCTGGAGGTGGGAGTCAACGATTATTTAGAAag attGGCAGTAGAAGCAGTGTTTATTCGCCAGAGTCCAGAGTACGAAAAACAGgaagttttatttatgaagattttATGCCCACAGATGGTACAGATGTTAAA GTTTATACAGTAGGTCCGGATTATGCACACGCAGAAGCAAGAAAATCACCAGCACTTGATGGTAAAGTAGAAAGAGACCGAGACGGCAAAGAAATTCGATACCCTGTGATATTGAGTAACGCGGAAAAACTGATATCCCGGAAAGTATGCTTGGCGTTCAAACAAGCGGTATGCGGTTTCGATTTGTTGAG AGCGAACGGGAAGTCATTTGTTTGCGATGTGAATGGATTCAGTTTTGTGAAAAACTCCAACAAGTACTACGACGATTGTGCAAAAATCTTGGGAAATATGATTTTGAGGGAACTCGCCCCTACTTTACATATACCTTGGTCTGTTCCATTTCAACTTGACGATCCGCCTATTGTACCAACAACATTCGGAAAAATGATGGAGTTACGGTGCGTTGTTGCCGTTATTAGACATGGAGATCGAACacctaaacaaaaaatgaaagttGAAGTTAGACATCAAAA attctttgaaatttttgaaaaatacgaCGGTTATAAACACGGACATGTTAAACTGAAACGTCCGAAACAATTACAAGAAATTTTGGATATAGCAAGATCTTTATTAGCTGAAATACAACAGCACGAAGCGGATCCGGAAATTGAAGAGAAACAAGGAAAATTAGAACAATTAAAGAGCGTTTTGGAGAT gtatGGTCATTTTTCTGGTATTAACAGAAAAGTCCAAATGAAATATCAACCAAAAGGTCGTCCAAGGGGGTCAAGTTCGGACGATGGTAAAGCTAGCGCTAGTAGCAGTAGCAGTGTGTCtg ATAAACCAGCTGAACCTTCGCTAGTCCTAATATTAAAATGGGGTGGGGAGCTGACGCCAGCAGGTCGAATCCAAGCTGAAGAACTGGGGAAAATATTTCGTTGCATGTATCCAGGCGGGCAAGGTAGACATCTGGCTG gtGAATATGCGGGTGCTCAAGGTTTAGGACTTTTACGGTTACATTCCACATTTCGACATGACCTGAAAATCTATGCTTCTGACGAAGGTCGAGTTCAAATGACAGCAGCCGCTTTTGCCAAAGGACTACTTGCTTTGGAAGGAGAATTAACCCCAATTTTAGTCCAAATGGTTAAGAGTGCCAATACTAATGGATTATTGGATAATGACTGTGATAGTagtaaatatcaaaatat gTGTAAATCTCGTTTACACGAGTTAATGCAATTAGATAGAGAATTTTCCCAAGAAGATAAAGAAAAGGTAAACCCCGGAAATTCACGAAGTATAAACGACGCATtagaatttgtaaaaaatccGGTAAAATGTTGCAAACGCGTCCATGATTTAATAAAGTCCCTTATGGAAATCGTCCGTCAGAAAAAAGAAGACCCCAAGACGAAAGATGCTGTTCTTTATCACGCGGAAACCTGGGAATTAATGGGTCGCCGTTGGggtaaaatcgaaaaagatttttttacgaaaaacaAGATTTATGATATTAGCAAGATACCGGATATTTATGATTGCATCAAATACGATTTGCAACATAATCAGCATACATTGCAATTCGAACAAGCGGAAGAGTTGTATATAAATGCAAAATATTTAGCAGACATTGTTATTCCTCAAGAATATGGATTGACGGTCCAGGAGAAATTAACAATTGGTCAAGGAATCTGTACtcctttattaaaaaaaatcaaagcaGATTTACAACGAAATATCGAAGaatcagaagaaaatgttaatcgCTTGAATCCGGTTTATTCACATGGTGTTTCTAGCCCAGGAAGACATGTCAGGACAAGATTATACTTTACAAGTGAAAGTCATATCCATTCTTTAATTACAGTTTTAAGACATGGCGGCCTTTTAGAT gtTAAAAAGGATGAACAATGGCGAAGAGCCATGGAATACATATCAATGGTTTCAGAACTAAATTATATGTCCCAAATTGTTATAATGTTATATGAAGATCCAACGAAAGATCCTTCAAGCGAAGAACGTTTTCACATCGAATTACATTTTAGTCCTGGAGTTAATTGTTGTGTTCAGAAAAATTTACCACCCGGGCCTGGGTTTAGACCACattcaagaaatgaatcaGTTGCAAgcaaaaataat agCTCCACAAATACATCAGATACAGCAACACCTGACGATCCAAAAAGTCATTGTTCGCCAAGAATTGAAGAGGAAGCGGAGTCGACCCCGGAAGAAGATAACAAAAGTGATTTTCTTCGTCCTTTACATTCGGAACCATCAACTAGTGCGAGTTTGATCTCGTCAGACGTTTTGGATCATCACAATCAGTATTACAAGCATAAAACGAGTGATCCAATACCAATTGG taattcTCATACAGTTTGTGGTCATGAGGCGATGCATTTGGCGCAACGCCTCCATGAAGAACTCGAACATCAAACTCAAAGGGGCGGTAGAGCCGCAAGTCCGGATCCAGAACCTCGATCTAGGAGTTATGATAGTAAACAAAACAAAGGAAAAG AACAACTTCACCAGTTCCAAAGTTTGGATGCTGTGAACAGTCAACAAG AAGATGACAACTCCCCAAACAACGACAACGACCCCATAACACCAACAAACGTTCCTACATCACCACCGATTTACATCCCGCGGTCCGAATTGACAATGActcgatttaaattaactcaattGAGTCCAATTTCTGGTTCTTTTGATCACGTTGGTGAACACGGTGTTGAGGATGATAGCCCGTTTCGGGGGCgatcattaaaaaatagtcCATTAGTATCAAAACATGGTTCATTCGACGACGATAACGACTGTAGTAATTTAGTTGTAAGTTCTAAAGGtggaaatgaaaaaatgaatTCAACTAATGAGTTGCCATTAACTGAATTGAACTTGAAACTCTTTACTTCGGAACAAAGTCAATATCGTGGGGtcaaaatgagtacaaacgaGTTACCTTTATCTGATATTCATTTCAAAAGAAGTTTTGATATTCCTGATGATACATCGTTGGAAGTTAATTGGGAAAGTGAAAATTCAGAGGTTGGATCtactaaagaaaataaagaaattgaatacCATGAGAGTCGTAATGATAGGgaattttgtgattttcatgATTTGGAGTTTAGACCTCAACACCGTTCGTATTCAGATCCGAACATATTAGAAACGGAaaagatgcataaatattatttaattgagaaatataatcaattttttgacgaTGAAAAACAGTTATTGTCGGTTACGGAACCACCTCCGATACCTTTTAGTAGTTTCGATTGTATCCCTCATGACCTCCTCCCTTTAACTTCCTCGTATTATTTCGCGCGCACTCCCTCGACGCTCCTATCGTTCTTCTCCGCCCCGCCGAAGACGACCGCAAGGTCGCTCTCGCACCCGACCACCTCCCGAAGCTTAACCGGTCCGAGCGTGTCCGATTCAGATTCCGGCGGCGGTGGCTGTTCGGCGTCGGGCGGAGGAGCCGCAGCGACAGCGACCAACGCGAAACGCCACCGACACAGCATTGCCGGACAGATGAGCTATTTCAAGATGCTAGGGTTCGGATTGGGCGGGGGTCCCGCGGCTTTTAAGAAATTAGCAGGAGGTGCCAACCAGAATTCAACATTGTTTTCAACGGCTGTTATTACCGGTAGTTCCAGTGCACCAAATTTAAGGGATATGATTCCAAGTACAGCTAGTGCAACCG gtaTTGAAGGTTTTGGTGGTGTACCACCAATTCGTCCATTAGAAACCCTCCACAACGCTCTATCATTAAAACAACTCGataatttcttagaaaaaatgaCAACAGCGCCCTTATACAAAACACCGTCTTCAACACCGCCCAAATACCCTTCAACACCTTTGCCAACTCCGACAAATTCGATAATAGCCGGTTGTCCAGGTTCGGGACATCCACCTCTTCGTTTACAGTCACCATCAAGTA GTTGGAGTGGTCCTCCTAGTTTTATATCAAGCAGCAGTGGTCCTTCTTCGCCGGGAATTTCCGATATTTACTCAAATTCAAAGGAAAGCAGCGAGATGTCTTCTAGTGTGATCAGCGGCGATGG gcTCAACGTCAATAGTATCTCACATATGTTTCCAACTGCTCCTGGTTTAGATCaagatttagaaaatgttGGAATTTTACTTGAAAATGCACAAAAAGATGATGGAAACGAAAAAGGATTAGAGTTTGTTGAATATTTTACAAACATTCAAGTCCGACAAG atgaaAGTGGCGATGTAACACCAGTTTCGGGGGGTTCTGAAATAGAATTCAATACAAACGATGCAACAGCAGGTTCAACCGCAGATTGTGACGTAACTGTAACAGAAGAAATTGAATCATCCTTGGTATTAAACGAGGATGAAGATTTTGACTTAACAAAATCCGTTTATAGCCCAACATCGTCATCAACCGACGTTTTTTCGCCAATTCTTTCTAGTCCACAAGATAACAAAATCTTAGTGATTACAGAAAGACGCCAATCCGATAGTAAATATCCATTAAAACCTGGTTCTGATAAATGGGcacatagtaaagaaaaatttctAGCTAATTCAAATAGTCAAAAACTTGAAAATCTAAATTATAAAAGTCAAGGAGGTATGATTTTGGTAAAAGAATCTTTTATAGAACCGcctaaaattaatagaatATCAAGAAGTTTTCATGGTCAGACGAATTCGGTGTTTTTAGATGTTGGTGCGACATCGCCACGTCGAGCTAGTGATAGTAAtaatgatttgaaaaaatcaccGAGACGAAATAGTAACATTGAAAAATCGAATAGCGGTGTGAAACAACTTCTTACGCAAAAATCTTTGTCTGAAAACAAAAACGTTAGATTCGTAACTACTAAAGTTGACGAAGCAGAACATGCCGCAAGCGTCGGTATACACTCTGAAGGTGCAAACAACACAAAGTGA